In Candidatus Nomurabacteria bacterium, the following proteins share a genomic window:
- a CDS encoding ABC transporter ATP-binding protein produces MLASSIYVSTSYVFKLIIDAVENGDIDKVILWGLVFPVILFVFQALYRLSGYFAGYWINNTVKSTSDDLTKYILHHSHGYYVNRFAGSVTNKVRNVVNAIDQMLPDILWGHLSFLVSFLVTFVLIMKVDLLSSMLLVLLIIVLFFVNRKLSVKKTLLSKIYADSNTALQGRLVDVITNVNTMRQYTQSNFEIGGLEKLTEHKQKSGINSFHYTEILLISNVFVLFLFSIGIFWILVNKWALGSISTGDFILSLSLILNISGSLVFIGRAFNATARMVGELKEGLDDLLIDYEIVDDIDAKPLKIDKGEIVWNKVNFKFDDNDVFSNFNLEIPASQRVGLVGSSGAGKTTFVSLLLRQHDIDGGEILIDGQDISKVTQDSLRQAIAVVPQEPALFHRTIRENIAYGRLEASDEKIIQAAKQAHAHEFIEKLPQGYDTLVGERGVKLSGGQKQRVAIARAILKDAPILILDEATSALDSESETLIQEALHELMKNKTVIAIAHRLSTLREMDRIIVLENGAVIEDGDHNKLRQSGGIYEKLWNHQSGGFVQDN; encoded by the coding sequence GTGTTGGCGTCCAGTATTTATGTTAGCACCAGCTACGTATTTAAATTGATAATTGATGCCGTAGAAAATGGGGATATAGATAAGGTTATATTATGGGGGTTGGTTTTTCCGGTGATATTGTTCGTATTTCAGGCTTTATATAGATTAAGCGGATATTTTGCCGGTTATTGGATAAATAATACCGTGAAATCAACCAGTGACGATTTGACTAAATATATTCTGCATCATAGTCATGGCTACTATGTAAACCGCTTTGCAGGTTCTGTTACCAATAAGGTACGTAATGTTGTTAATGCTATTGACCAGATGTTGCCTGACATATTATGGGGACACCTTAGCTTTCTGGTTAGCTTTCTGGTTACTTTTGTGCTGATTATGAAAGTTGATTTACTCTCGTCTATGTTGCTTGTGCTCCTCATTATAGTTCTCTTTTTTGTAAACAGAAAGCTATCTGTTAAAAAAACTTTGTTATCTAAAATTTACGCTGATTCAAATACTGCTCTCCAGGGTAGATTGGTTGATGTTATTACAAATGTTAATACTATGAGGCAATATACTCAAAGCAACTTTGAAATAGGGGGGTTAGAAAAATTGACAGAGCACAAACAAAAGTCAGGTATTAACAGCTTTCACTATACTGAAATATTGCTAATTTCAAACGTTTTTGTTTTATTTTTATTTTCAATTGGGATTTTTTGGATATTGGTTAATAAGTGGGCACTAGGTTCTATCTCAACTGGTGATTTTATCTTGTCGCTTTCTTTGATACTTAATATTTCAGGTTCCTTGGTATTTATTGGACGAGCTTTTAATGCGACTGCTCGTATGGTTGGGGAATTGAAAGAAGGGCTGGACGATTTATTGATTGACTATGAAATTGTTGATGATATTGATGCAAAACCACTTAAAATTGATAAAGGTGAGATTGTTTGGAATAAAGTAAATTTTAAATTTGATGATAACGATGTATTTTCTAATTTTAATCTAGAGATACCTGCTAGTCAGCGTGTTGGCTTAGTGGGGTCATCTGGAGCAGGGAAGACTACATTTGTGTCACTGTTACTTAGACAGCACGATATTGATGGCGGTGAAATTCTGATTGATGGGCAAGATATTTCTAAAGTAACACAAGATTCTTTGCGTCAGGCCATTGCGGTTGTGCCACAAGAGCCAGCCTTGTTTCATCGCACAATCAGAGAGAATATTGCTTATGGTCGGTTGGAGGCTAGTGATGAGAAGATTATTCAGGCCGCCAAACAAGCCCATGCCCATGAATTTATAGAAAAGTTGCCACAGGGATATGACACCTTGGTGGGTGAAAGAGGGGTAAAATTGTCTGGTGGTCAGAAACAAAGGGTGGCTATAGCCAGGGCGATACTTAAGGACGCTCCTATTCTTATTTTAGATGAAGCGACTTCAGCTTTAGATAGTGAAAGTGAGACTTTGATTCAAGAAGCACTCCATGAACTTATGAAAAACAAGACAGTGATTGCTATTGCTCATCGTCTGTCAACGCTAAGAGAAATGGATCGGATCATTGTTTTGGAAAATGGGGCTGTTATT